One window of the Perca fluviatilis chromosome 5, GENO_Pfluv_1.0, whole genome shotgun sequence genome contains the following:
- the usp19 gene encoding ubiquitin carboxyl-terminal hydrolase 19 isoform X3: MASSGGSGVAGNETVGRRGGAQHRGGSGRDNSSDLSSSTSKKKQKDRANQESREAKRATAAATAAVDGVIAEVKKDVFVDWKQNVNEVTVRLRCGEGVQRVEDINTTFTDTHCNVCFPDGRQWSCHLQEEIEASCSRVQYKEKGGFLHVIMHKKIPFHIWPSLKSNKKEKEAVPTETKKDKELEMKAVALASLEKPKLSSSQPKLQAQPPSSPAHSESRRGGKAERGVKRGIKNKPACDKATTDSVGVKAGDGPTTTSKPVAVTQGEPQEPSAKRTVVQLPKTTKEAPSPANRDAQSVESTVANGKAPHTHLPAGRSPQMQRRDVDNRAERLGNGQEQKPGVPVAAGSHTNKTQVAEKQNQSSDRSGATAHGSDSQPAAPVSTSDCLEPVGFNNDVDSASLETRGDRTDFEPEKKSVEQESEQDTLIRQQLESKEAGSISAVGVAGKQSQSPGLAQRQVSCDEEEKQDQSKEEPPLEMKQQEVPEPMVNLQFVKNDSYEKGTDLMVVNVYTKGICRDTARVIFREQDFTLIFQTSDTTFLRLHSDCGPNTVFKWQVKLRNLIQPEQCSYSFTPSRLDITLKKRHSQRWGGLEAPAPQGAVGGAKVAVPSSPSCIEKSQPGSSQHSLPAKEEPPRVGEEKPKPPKASSRVEDGGLDNVAPRTVSEPTVTTPKPTCMVQPMTHAPPAGNERHEEEEEKKVCLPGFTGLVNLGNTCFMNSVIQSLSNTRELRDYFHDRAFEAEINCNNPLGTGGRLAIGFAVLLRALWKGTHHAFQPSKLKAIVASKASQFTGYAQHDAQEFMAFLLDGLHEDLNRIQNKPYTETVDSDGRLDEVVAEEAWQRHKMRNDSFIVDLFQGQFKSKLVCPTCSKVSITFDPFLYLPVPLPQKQKVLSVFYFAKEPHKKPIKFLVSVSKENSSTAEVLESISRSVRVKPENLRLAEVGKNRFQRMFSPSHSLDMVSSSDMLFCFEVLSKDMAKERVVLLRVQQRLQVPNIPISKCAACLKPPVSEEDKLKRCTRCYRVGYCNQVCQRTHWPNHKGLCRPNTENVGLPFLVSVPESRLSSARLNQLLEGYSRFSINVFQPPFQSGRTSPETSQCRVDLPPMPAGSPKDLGTGDEAVGDSSTVGAGDLELESRSLLPESQVENPQASALQSGDSDSLSSSQTSLSTTQTSDSGFSEPISSTSCCSLDPHAEKETSCEKAVRPEAAVTGYQHPSESASGHASQFYISLLDSNNKEQKLDEKEDLLADLPEDATLELVWKNNERLKEYVLVSSKELEYEEDPGSLSETARAGHFTLEQCLNLFTKPEVLAPEEAWYCPKCQQHREASKQLLLWRLPNVLIIQLKRFSFRSFIWRDKINDMVDFPVRNLDLSKFCIGQKDEMQQPPIYDLYAVINHYGGMIGGHYTAYARLPSDKNSQRSDVGWRLFDDSTVTMVEESQVVTRYAYVLFYRRRNSPVERPPRFLRPVGAESPSATGATASQASLIWRELEEEEEGLNEGPRGLLRSARRRREASRNGDEEDEDRTEGSVRRHRRQRMSDHPDDDCVRYFVLGTLAAVFALFVNLVYPLLYKSSWT, translated from the exons atgtgtttgtggACTGGAAGCAGAATGTCAATGAAGTGACTGTCAGACTGCGCTGTGGGGAAGGGGTGCAGAGGGTAGAGGATATCAACACAACTTTTACTGATACACACTGCAATGTTTGCTTTCCAG aTGGACGGCAGTGGAGCTGCCATTTGCAGGAGGAAATTGAGGCCTCGTGTAGCAGAGTCCAGTACAAGGAGAAGGGAGGTTTCCTCCATGTCATCATGCACAAGAAGATCCCCTTTCACATCTGGCCTTCACTTAAG TCAAacaagaaggagaaggaggcaGTACCTACAGAGACCAAAAAGGACAAGGAGCTGGAGATGAAAGCTGTTGCCTTGGCTTCATTAGAGAAACCCAAACTGTCCTCCTCGCAGCCAAAACTCCAGGCCCAGCCTCCCTCCTCACCTGCGCACAGCGAGTCAAGACGCGGCGGCAAAGCTGAACGGGGCGTCAAGCGCGGCATAAAAAACAAACCAGCGTGTGACAAGGCCACTACGGACTCTGTGGGGGTGAAAGCTGGAGATGGCCCGACCACCACCAGCAAGCCTGTTGCAGTCACGCAAGGCGAGCCTCAGGAACCCAGTGCCAAGCGCACCGTTGTACAGCTGCCCAAGACCACCAAGGAGGCTCCGTCACCAGCCAACAGGGACGCACAATCTGTCGAGTCTACGGTAGCCAATGGTaaagctccacacacacacctgcccgCTGGTCGGAGCCCACAGATGCAACGCAGAGACGTAGACAACCGAGCAGAGAGACTAGGCAATGGCCAGGAACAAAAACCAGGAGTGCCTGTTGCTGCTGGCAGCCATACCAACAAAACTCAG GTGGCAGAGAAGCAAAACCAGTCTTCAGACAGGTCTGGAGCAACAGCACACGGCAGTGATAGCCAACCAGCAGCTCCCGTCAGCACCAGTGACTGCCTCGAACCCGTCGGCTTTAACAACGATGTGGACTCTGCCTCTCTAGAAACGCGGGGGGATAGAACTGACTTTGAGCCAGAGAAAAAGTCTGTTGAGCAGGAATCGGAGCAGGATACTCTTATCCGCCAGCAGCTTGAATCAAAAGAGGCAGGTTCGATATCGGCTGTTGGCGTGGCTGGCAAACAAAGCCAGTCACCCGGTCTAGCTCAGAGGCAGGTCAGCTGTGACGAGGAGGAGAAGCAGGACCAGTCGAAGGAGGAGCCTCCTCTGGAAATGAAACAACAGGAAG TCCCAGAGCCGATGGTTAACCTGCAATTTGTGAAGAATGATTCGTACGAGAAGGGCACGGACCTGATGGTGGTTAATGTTTACACGAAGGGGATCTGCAGGGACACGGCCAGGGTCATCTTCAGGGAGCAGGACTTCACCCTCATCTTCCAGACAAG TGATACTACCTTTCTGCGGCTTCATTCAGACTGTGGTCCAAACACAGTTTTCAAGTGGCAAGTCAAACTCAG GAATTTGATCCAGCCTGAGCAATGCAGCTACTCCTTCACCCCGTCCCGACTGGACATCACCCTGAAGAAAAGGCACAGCCAGCGCTGGGGGGGCCTGGAGGCCCCCGCCCCACAAG GTGCAGTGGGTGGCGCCAAGGTGGCTGTACCCTCCAGCCCTTCGTGCATTGAGAAGAGCCAGCCAGGCAGCAGCCAGCACAGCCTCCCAGCCAAGGAGGAGCCTCCAAGGGTCGGGGAGGAGAAACCTAAGCCCCCCAAGGCCTCATCTAGAGTGGAGGATGGCGGTCTAGATAATGTTGCTCCTCGCACGGTCTCTGAGCCCACTGTTACCACG CCTAAGCCTACCTGCATGGTGCAGCCCATGACCCATGCACCTCCTGCCGGCAATGAGCGCcatgaagaagaggaggagaagaaggtgTGCCTGCCTGGTTTTACAGGATTGGTCAACCTCGGCAACACCTGCTTCATGAACAGTGTCATCCAATCCCTGTCCAACACCAGAGAACTCAGGGATTACTTCCATG ATCGAGCATTTGAGGCAGAAATCAACTGCAACAATCCTCTGGGAACAGGAGGCAGGCTAGCCATTGGCTTTGCTGTGCTGCTCAGGGCCCTTTGGAAAGGAACACACCACGCCTTCCAACCCTCAAAACTCAAG GCAATTGTGGCCAGTAAAGCCAGTCAGTTTACAGGTTACGCCCAGCACGATGCCCAGGAATTCATGGCTTTTTTGCTGGACGGGCTCCACGAGGACTTGAACCGCATCCAGAATAAACCTTACACAGAGACGGTCGACTCTGACGGACGGCTGGATGAG GTGGTGGCTGAGGAGGCATGGCAGAGGCACAAAATGAGAAACGATTCCTTTATAGTGGACCTCTTCCAAGGCCAGTTTAAATCTAAGCTCGTCTGCCCCACATGCTCCAAG GTTTCCATCACCTTTGACCCTTTCCTCTACCTACCCGTGCCCTTGCCCCAGAAACAAAAGGTGCTCTCAGTTTTCTACTTTGCCAAGGAACCTCATAAAAAACCCATCAAG TTTTTAGTGAGTGTGAGCAAGGAGAACTCCAGCACCGCTGAAGTCCTCGAATCCATCTCTAGGAGTGTCAGGGTCAAACCAGAGAACCTCAGGCTGGCAGAG gTGGGGAAGAACCGCTTTCAGCGCATGTTCTCGCCGTCCCATTCCCTGGACATGGTGTCCTCCTCTGACATGTTGTTCTGCTTTGAGGTGCTTTCCAAAGACATGGCCAAAGAGAGAGTGGTATTGCTTCGAGTGCAGCAG AGACTCCAGGTCCCTAATATCCCCATTTCAAAGTGTGCTGCCTGCCTGAAGCCTCCAGTGTCTGAGGAAGACAAGCTGAAGCGGTGCACACGCTGCTATCGTGTGGGCTACTGCAATCA AGTGTGTCAGAGGACCCACTGGCCCAATCACAAGGGTCTGTGTCGACCCAACACTGAGAACGTGGGCCTTCCATTCCTGGTCAGCGTGCCGGAGTCCCGGCTCTCCTCTGCTCGTCTCAACCAGCTACTAGAGGGTTACTCCAG GTTTTCCATCAACGTGTTCCAGCCTCCTTTCCAGTCAGGTAGGACATCCCCTGAAACATCCCAGTGCCGGGTTGACCTCCCCCCAATGCCAGCAGGCTCTCCTAAGGATCTTGGGACAGGGGACGAGGCCGTGGGTGATAGCAGTACTGTAGGAGCAGGTGATCTGGAGCTGGAGAGTCGCTCTCTGCTGCCTGAGTCCCAAGTGGAGAATCCTCAGGCCTCAGCCCTCCAGTCTGGGGACTCAgattccctctcctcctcccagaCCTCACTCTCCACCACGCAGACTTCAGATTCAGGATTTTCTGAGCCAATCTCCTCCACATCCTGCTGCTCTCTGGACCCTCATGCTGAAAAGGAGACGTCCTGTGAGAAGGCAGTGCGGCCAGAAG CTGCAGTAACTGGGTATCAGCATCCAAGTGAATCAGCATCAGGTCATGCCAGTCAGTTCTACATATCTCTGCTGGACTCTAACAATAAGGAACAGAAGCTGGATGAGAAAG AGGACCTTCTGGCAGACCTCCCTGAAGACGCGACCCTGGAGCTGGTGTGGAAAAACAACGAGCGTCTGAAGGAGTATGTCCTGGTGAGCTCTAAGGAGCTGGAGTACGAGGAGGACCCCGGCTCTCTGAGTGAGACAGCCAGAGCGGGACACTTCACCCTGGAGCAGTGCCTTAACCTCTTCACAAAGCCAGAGGTGCTGGCACCAGAGGAGGCATG GTACTGTCCAAAGTGCCAGCAGCACCGAGAGGCCTCCAAGCAACTGCTGCTGTGGCGTCTGCCCAACGTTTTGATCATTCAGCTCAAACGCTTCTCCTTCAGGAGCTTCATCTGGAGGGATAAGATCAACGACATGGTTGACTTTCCTGTCAG GAATCTGGATCTAAGTAAGTTCTGTATTGGCCAGAAGGATGAGATGCAACAACCCCCTATCTACGACTTATATGCAGTCATCAACCACTATGGAGGAATGATAGGAGGCCACTACACGGCGTACGCTCGCCTGCCGAGTGACAAGAACAGCCAGCGCAGTGATGTTG GCTGGCGTCTGTTTGATGACAGTACCGTGACAATGGTGGAGGAGAGTCAGGTGGTGACGCGCTACGCCTACGTCCTGTTCTACCGACGACGGAACTCTCCCGTGGAGAGGCCGCCACGCTTCCTCAGGCCTGTAGGAGCCGAGTCGCCCTCTGCCACAGGAGCTACTGCGAGCCAG GCCTCTCTAATATGGCGGGAactggaggaagaagaggaggggcTCAACGAAGGCCCCCGCGGACTGCTCCGCTCTGCGCGGCGGAGGCGAGAAGCGTCGAGGAACGGAGATGAGGAAGACGAAGACAGAACTGAAGGATCTGTGCGACGGCACCGCAGGCAGAGGATGTCGGACCATCCTGATGATGACTGTGTGCGCTATTTTGTTCTGGGCACTCTGGCAGCCGTGTTTGCTCTGTTCGTCAATTTGGTCTACCCTCTTCTTTACAAATCCAGCTGGACCTGA
- the usp19 gene encoding ubiquitin carboxyl-terminal hydrolase 19 isoform X4, translated as MASSGGSGVAGNETVGRRGGAQHRGGSGRDNSSDLSSSTSKKKQKDRANQESREAKRATAAATAAVDGVIAEVKKDVFVDWKQNVNEVTVRLRCGEGVQRVEDINTTFTDTHCNVCFPDGRQWSCHLQEEIEASCSRVQYKEKGGFLHVIMHKKIPFHIWPSLKSNKKEKEAVPTETKKDKELEMKAVALASLEKPKLSSSQPKLQAQPPSSPAHSESRRGGKAERGVKRGIKNKPACDKATTDSVGVKAGDGPTTTSKPVAVTQGEPQEPSAKRTVVQLPKTTKEAPSPANRDAQSVESTVANGKAPHTHLPAGRSPQMQRRDVDNRAERLGNGQEQKPGVPVAAGSHTNKTQVAEKQNQSSDRSGATAHGSDSQPAAPVSTSDCLEPVGFNNDVDSASLETRGDRTDFEPEKKSVEQESEQDTLIRQQLESKEAGSISAVGVAGKQSQSPGLAQRQVSCDEEEKQDQSKEEPPLEMKQQEVPEPMVNLQFVKNDSYEKGTDLMVVNVYTKGICRDTARVIFREQDFTLIFQTSDTTFLRLHSDCGPNTVFKWQVKLRNLIQPEQCSYSFTPSRLDITLKKRHSQRWGGLEAPAPQVGGAKVAVPSSPSCIEKSQPGSSQHSLPAKEEPPRVGEEKPKPPKASSRVEDGGLDNVAPRTVSEPTVTTPKPTCMVQPMTHAPPAGNERHEEEEEKKVCLPGFTGLVNLGNTCFMNSVIQSLSNTRELRDYFHDRAFEAEINCNNPLGTGGRLAIGFAVLLRALWKGTHHAFQPSKLKAIVASKASQFTGYAQHDAQEFMAFLLDGLHEDLNRIQNKPYTETVDSDGRLDEVVAEEAWQRHKMRNDSFIVDLFQGQFKSKLVCPTCSKVSITFDPFLYLPVPLPQKQKVLSVFYFAKEPHKKPIKFLVSVSKENSSTAEVLESISRSVRVKPENLRLAEVGKNRFQRMFSPSHSLDMVSSSDMLFCFEVLSKDMAKERVVLLRVQQRLQVPNIPISKCAACLKPPVSEEDKLKRCTRCYRVGYCNQVCQRTHWPNHKGLCRPNTENVGLPFLVSVPESRLSSARLNQLLEGYSRFSINVFQPPFQSGRTSPETSQCRVDLPPMPAGSPKDLGTGDEAVGDSSTVGAGDLELESRSLLPESQVENPQASALQSGDSDSLSSSQTSLSTTQTSDSGFSEPISSTSCCSLDPHAEKETSCEKAVRPEAAVTGYQHPSESASGHASQFYISLLDSNNKEQKLDEKEDLLADLPEDATLELVWKNNERLKEYVLVSSKELEYEEDPGSLSETARAGHFTLEQCLNLFTKPEVLAPEEAWYCPKCQQHREASKQLLLWRLPNVLIIQLKRFSFRSFIWRDKINDMVDFPVRNLDLSKFCIGQKDEMQQPPIYDLYAVINHYGGMIGGHYTAYARLPSDKNSQRSDVGWRLFDDSTVTMVEESQVVTRYAYVLFYRRRNSPVERPPRFLRPVGAESPSATGATASQASLIWRELEEEEEGLNEGPRGLLRSARRRREASRNGDEEDEDRTEGSVRRHRRQRMSDHPDDDCVRYFVLGTLAAVFALFVNLVYPLLYKSSWT; from the exons atgtgtttgtggACTGGAAGCAGAATGTCAATGAAGTGACTGTCAGACTGCGCTGTGGGGAAGGGGTGCAGAGGGTAGAGGATATCAACACAACTTTTACTGATACACACTGCAATGTTTGCTTTCCAG aTGGACGGCAGTGGAGCTGCCATTTGCAGGAGGAAATTGAGGCCTCGTGTAGCAGAGTCCAGTACAAGGAGAAGGGAGGTTTCCTCCATGTCATCATGCACAAGAAGATCCCCTTTCACATCTGGCCTTCACTTAAG TCAAacaagaaggagaaggaggcaGTACCTACAGAGACCAAAAAGGACAAGGAGCTGGAGATGAAAGCTGTTGCCTTGGCTTCATTAGAGAAACCCAAACTGTCCTCCTCGCAGCCAAAACTCCAGGCCCAGCCTCCCTCCTCACCTGCGCACAGCGAGTCAAGACGCGGCGGCAAAGCTGAACGGGGCGTCAAGCGCGGCATAAAAAACAAACCAGCGTGTGACAAGGCCACTACGGACTCTGTGGGGGTGAAAGCTGGAGATGGCCCGACCACCACCAGCAAGCCTGTTGCAGTCACGCAAGGCGAGCCTCAGGAACCCAGTGCCAAGCGCACCGTTGTACAGCTGCCCAAGACCACCAAGGAGGCTCCGTCACCAGCCAACAGGGACGCACAATCTGTCGAGTCTACGGTAGCCAATGGTaaagctccacacacacacctgcccgCTGGTCGGAGCCCACAGATGCAACGCAGAGACGTAGACAACCGAGCAGAGAGACTAGGCAATGGCCAGGAACAAAAACCAGGAGTGCCTGTTGCTGCTGGCAGCCATACCAACAAAACTCAG GTGGCAGAGAAGCAAAACCAGTCTTCAGACAGGTCTGGAGCAACAGCACACGGCAGTGATAGCCAACCAGCAGCTCCCGTCAGCACCAGTGACTGCCTCGAACCCGTCGGCTTTAACAACGATGTGGACTCTGCCTCTCTAGAAACGCGGGGGGATAGAACTGACTTTGAGCCAGAGAAAAAGTCTGTTGAGCAGGAATCGGAGCAGGATACTCTTATCCGCCAGCAGCTTGAATCAAAAGAGGCAGGTTCGATATCGGCTGTTGGCGTGGCTGGCAAACAAAGCCAGTCACCCGGTCTAGCTCAGAGGCAGGTCAGCTGTGACGAGGAGGAGAAGCAGGACCAGTCGAAGGAGGAGCCTCCTCTGGAAATGAAACAACAGGAAG TCCCAGAGCCGATGGTTAACCTGCAATTTGTGAAGAATGATTCGTACGAGAAGGGCACGGACCTGATGGTGGTTAATGTTTACACGAAGGGGATCTGCAGGGACACGGCCAGGGTCATCTTCAGGGAGCAGGACTTCACCCTCATCTTCCAGACAAG TGATACTACCTTTCTGCGGCTTCATTCAGACTGTGGTCCAAACACAGTTTTCAAGTGGCAAGTCAAACTCAG GAATTTGATCCAGCCTGAGCAATGCAGCTACTCCTTCACCCCGTCCCGACTGGACATCACCCTGAAGAAAAGGCACAGCCAGCGCTGGGGGGGCCTGGAGGCCCCCGCCCCACAAG TGGGTGGCGCCAAGGTGGCTGTACCCTCCAGCCCTTCGTGCATTGAGAAGAGCCAGCCAGGCAGCAGCCAGCACAGCCTCCCAGCCAAGGAGGAGCCTCCAAGGGTCGGGGAGGAGAAACCTAAGCCCCCCAAGGCCTCATCTAGAGTGGAGGATGGCGGTCTAGATAATGTTGCTCCTCGCACGGTCTCTGAGCCCACTGTTACCACG CCTAAGCCTACCTGCATGGTGCAGCCCATGACCCATGCACCTCCTGCCGGCAATGAGCGCcatgaagaagaggaggagaagaaggtgTGCCTGCCTGGTTTTACAGGATTGGTCAACCTCGGCAACACCTGCTTCATGAACAGTGTCATCCAATCCCTGTCCAACACCAGAGAACTCAGGGATTACTTCCATG ATCGAGCATTTGAGGCAGAAATCAACTGCAACAATCCTCTGGGAACAGGAGGCAGGCTAGCCATTGGCTTTGCTGTGCTGCTCAGGGCCCTTTGGAAAGGAACACACCACGCCTTCCAACCCTCAAAACTCAAG GCAATTGTGGCCAGTAAAGCCAGTCAGTTTACAGGTTACGCCCAGCACGATGCCCAGGAATTCATGGCTTTTTTGCTGGACGGGCTCCACGAGGACTTGAACCGCATCCAGAATAAACCTTACACAGAGACGGTCGACTCTGACGGACGGCTGGATGAG GTGGTGGCTGAGGAGGCATGGCAGAGGCACAAAATGAGAAACGATTCCTTTATAGTGGACCTCTTCCAAGGCCAGTTTAAATCTAAGCTCGTCTGCCCCACATGCTCCAAG GTTTCCATCACCTTTGACCCTTTCCTCTACCTACCCGTGCCCTTGCCCCAGAAACAAAAGGTGCTCTCAGTTTTCTACTTTGCCAAGGAACCTCATAAAAAACCCATCAAG TTTTTAGTGAGTGTGAGCAAGGAGAACTCCAGCACCGCTGAAGTCCTCGAATCCATCTCTAGGAGTGTCAGGGTCAAACCAGAGAACCTCAGGCTGGCAGAG gTGGGGAAGAACCGCTTTCAGCGCATGTTCTCGCCGTCCCATTCCCTGGACATGGTGTCCTCCTCTGACATGTTGTTCTGCTTTGAGGTGCTTTCCAAAGACATGGCCAAAGAGAGAGTGGTATTGCTTCGAGTGCAGCAG AGACTCCAGGTCCCTAATATCCCCATTTCAAAGTGTGCTGCCTGCCTGAAGCCTCCAGTGTCTGAGGAAGACAAGCTGAAGCGGTGCACACGCTGCTATCGTGTGGGCTACTGCAATCA AGTGTGTCAGAGGACCCACTGGCCCAATCACAAGGGTCTGTGTCGACCCAACACTGAGAACGTGGGCCTTCCATTCCTGGTCAGCGTGCCGGAGTCCCGGCTCTCCTCTGCTCGTCTCAACCAGCTACTAGAGGGTTACTCCAG GTTTTCCATCAACGTGTTCCAGCCTCCTTTCCAGTCAGGTAGGACATCCCCTGAAACATCCCAGTGCCGGGTTGACCTCCCCCCAATGCCAGCAGGCTCTCCTAAGGATCTTGGGACAGGGGACGAGGCCGTGGGTGATAGCAGTACTGTAGGAGCAGGTGATCTGGAGCTGGAGAGTCGCTCTCTGCTGCCTGAGTCCCAAGTGGAGAATCCTCAGGCCTCAGCCCTCCAGTCTGGGGACTCAgattccctctcctcctcccagaCCTCACTCTCCACCACGCAGACTTCAGATTCAGGATTTTCTGAGCCAATCTCCTCCACATCCTGCTGCTCTCTGGACCCTCATGCTGAAAAGGAGACGTCCTGTGAGAAGGCAGTGCGGCCAGAAG CTGCAGTAACTGGGTATCAGCATCCAAGTGAATCAGCATCAGGTCATGCCAGTCAGTTCTACATATCTCTGCTGGACTCTAACAATAAGGAACAGAAGCTGGATGAGAAAG AGGACCTTCTGGCAGACCTCCCTGAAGACGCGACCCTGGAGCTGGTGTGGAAAAACAACGAGCGTCTGAAGGAGTATGTCCTGGTGAGCTCTAAGGAGCTGGAGTACGAGGAGGACCCCGGCTCTCTGAGTGAGACAGCCAGAGCGGGACACTTCACCCTGGAGCAGTGCCTTAACCTCTTCACAAAGCCAGAGGTGCTGGCACCAGAGGAGGCATG GTACTGTCCAAAGTGCCAGCAGCACCGAGAGGCCTCCAAGCAACTGCTGCTGTGGCGTCTGCCCAACGTTTTGATCATTCAGCTCAAACGCTTCTCCTTCAGGAGCTTCATCTGGAGGGATAAGATCAACGACATGGTTGACTTTCCTGTCAG GAATCTGGATCTAAGTAAGTTCTGTATTGGCCAGAAGGATGAGATGCAACAACCCCCTATCTACGACTTATATGCAGTCATCAACCACTATGGAGGAATGATAGGAGGCCACTACACGGCGTACGCTCGCCTGCCGAGTGACAAGAACAGCCAGCGCAGTGATGTTG GCTGGCGTCTGTTTGATGACAGTACCGTGACAATGGTGGAGGAGAGTCAGGTGGTGACGCGCTACGCCTACGTCCTGTTCTACCGACGACGGAACTCTCCCGTGGAGAGGCCGCCACGCTTCCTCAGGCCTGTAGGAGCCGAGTCGCCCTCTGCCACAGGAGCTACTGCGAGCCAG GCCTCTCTAATATGGCGGGAactggaggaagaagaggaggggcTCAACGAAGGCCCCCGCGGACTGCTCCGCTCTGCGCGGCGGAGGCGAGAAGCGTCGAGGAACGGAGATGAGGAAGACGAAGACAGAACTGAAGGATCTGTGCGACGGCACCGCAGGCAGAGGATGTCGGACCATCCTGATGATGACTGTGTGCGCTATTTTGTTCTGGGCACTCTGGCAGCCGTGTTTGCTCTGTTCGTCAATTTGGTCTACCCTCTTCTTTACAAATCCAGCTGGACCTGA